The following coding sequences are from one Humulus lupulus chromosome X, drHumLupu1.1, whole genome shotgun sequence window:
- the LOC133805933 gene encoding uncharacterized protein LOC133805933, translating into MVKTRGSGSQSVKDLKAGSLIASQSLTKKKTRKSASPKTHSDSTESPDVLAPKKKNKGWFRVSSSRKSPRSNGTNPSDSTPKASSPMGSTPLSKFRTMVKKIPPPCSSSETYPSEAFVPSDDDPLEDDASIDDDVASEAESDPSKDPSVSPKGKKAVKFFEICTKSPVHYVHRDVICEKKISFSTHRVFGVIKNNEDRGWYGSLAGFDGFVPRVVQEFYANLNDDLFDSNAAEIAKVLNVPSFVINDVVDFNKDKVLSELVGQNMVWEQHSIFKVTDLTHYYSILHKFSINNWTPTTHTSTITFDTTFFLFKVGTSLQVDLATLIFYQITALGKAKKKSQYLVFPHLIYKLLDSQKPLRLEYEIVTPPTTGVDYKLKKESSSAKTTKRISLKAGDADSVITELASVKTTLETVQTEVLSLKNCLATIEQLQHTMMSQFAVGPSKCGHLFLPLF; encoded by the exons ATGGTGAAAACTAGAGGAAGTGGCTCTCAGTCTGTCAAGGATTTGAAGGCTGGCTCGTTGATTGCATCTCAATCTCTCACCAAGAAAAAGACTCGAAAGA GTGCGTCGCCCAAAACCCATTCTGACTCCACCGAATCTCCTGATGTTCTTGCACCcaagaagaaaaataaagggTGGTTCCGAGTTTCCTCTTCTCGAAAATCCCCTCGATCCAATGGTACTAATCCTTCGGATTCCACTCCAAAGGCTTCTTCTCCCATGGGTTCCACTCCTCTCTCCAAGTTTCGGACAATGGTGAAGAAGATTCCTCCCCCTTGTTCCTCATCTGAAACTTACCCATCTGAAGCTTTTGTACCCTCTGATGATGATCCCCTTGAGGATGATGCCTCAATTGATGATGATGTTGCATCCGAAGCCGAATCTGACCCATCAAAGGACCCTTCTGTTTCTCCAAAGGGCAAGAAAGCTGTGAAATTTTTTGAGATTTGCACAAAGTCACCAGTG cattatgtGCATAGAGATGTTATTTGTGAGAAAAAAATTTCGTTCTCTACCCATAGAGTGTTTGGGGTCATTAAGAATAATGAGGATAGAGGGTGGTATGGATCTTTAGCTGGGTTTGATGGTTTTGTTCCTCGGGTTGTTCAAGAGTTTTATGCTAATCTtaatgatgatttgtttgatagcAA TGCTGCTGAAATTGCCAAGGTTCTCAATGTGCCTTCTTTTGTTATCAATGATGTTGTGGATTTCAACAAAGATAAGGTTTTATCTGAGTTGGTGGGACAAAATATGGTTTGGGAACAACATTCAATTTTCAAAGTGACTGATCTTACTCATTACTATTCCATACTTCACAAATTTTCCATCAACAACTGGACTCCCACCACTCATACCTCCACCATTACCTTTGACACGACCTTCTTTCTGTTCAAAGTCGGGACTAGTCTCCAAGTTGATCTTGCTACTCTCATTTTTTATCAGATCACTGCCTTAGGAAAAGCCAAAAAGAAAAGCCAATATTTGGTGTTTCCTCATTTGATCTACAAGTTGCTTGATTCTCAAAAGCCTCTCCGGTTGGAATATGAAATCGTGACACCCCCCACTACCGGTGtagattacaaactcaagaagGAATCCTCATCTGCCAAGACGACTAAAAGGATTTCTCTCAAGGCTGGCGATGCTGATTCTGTCATTACTGAACTCGCTAGTGTCAAGACCACTCTGGAAACTGTTCAGACAGAAGTTCTCAGTCTCAAGAATTGTCTCGCAACCATAGAGCAACTTCAGCACACCATGATGTCTCAATTTGCTGTGGGTCCTTCCAAATGTGGTCATCTGTTTCTGCCTTTGTTTTGA